In Piliocolobus tephrosceles isolate RC106 chromosome 5, ASM277652v3, whole genome shotgun sequence, a single genomic region encodes these proteins:
- the TOMM6 gene encoding mitochondrial import receptor subunit TOM6 homolog, translating into MASSGVPENAAGSANETPEIPDNVGDWLRGVYRFATDRNDFRRNLILNLGLFAAGVWLARNLSDIDLMAPQPGV; encoded by the exons ATGGCTTCCAGCGGGGTCCCGGAGAACGCTGCTGGCTCGGCTAATGAAACTCCCGAAATACCAGACAACGTGGGAGATTGGCTTCGGGGCGTCTACCGCTTTGCCACAGATAGGAATGACTTCCGGAG gAACTTGATACTAAATTTGGGACTCTTTGCTGCGGGAGTTTGGCTGGCCAGGAACTTGAGTGACATTGACCTCATGGCACCTCAGCCAGGGGTGTAG